The Bemisia tabaci chromosome 5, PGI_BMITA_v3 genome includes a window with the following:
- the LOC109042130 gene encoding cyclin-dependent kinase 2, producing MEGYSSIEKIGEGTYGVVYKAKDLKTGKLVALKKFRLETDTEGVPATAIREISLLNQLQHPNVVKLLEVIQCETKLFLVFEFLYKDLKKYMDVCVGSLSISLIKSYLHQLISAIDYCHRHLIIHRDLKPQNLLIDEVGHIKLADFGLARAFGLPLRCFTHEVVTLWYRAPEILLGTKIYTTAVDLWSVGCIFAEMLTKKPLFPGDSEIDQLFRIFRTLGTPDEDSWPGVTQLPDYKAVFPYWEQQELKEVVPRLDEEGIDLFSKLVKYDPVSRISARSALKHPFFANVKLVAPNLELKASKHSKDDYE from the exons ATGGAAGGGTACTCATCAATTGAGAAAATTGGTGAAGGCACTTATGGTGTTGTGTACAAAGCTAAAGATCTTAAAACTGGAAAACTTGTCGCTCTGAAGAAGTTCCGGCTTGAGAC AGATACAGAAGGAGTACCAGCGACAGCAATCAGAGAAATCTCTTTATTAAACCAGTTGCAACATCCAAATGTAGTAAAATTGCTGGAAGTGATTCAATGTGAAACCaagttatttttagtttttgaatttttgtacaAAGACTTGAAGAAGTACATGGATGTGTGTGTAGGCTCactatcaatttcattaattaaG TCTTATTTACATCAGCTAATCAGTGCAATAGATTATTGTCATCGGCACCTTATCATACATAGGGAtttgaaacctcaaaatttACTAATAGATGAAGTAGGTCATATTAAACTAGCTGACTTTGGATTAGCTCGAGCTTTTGGCCTCCCATTACGCTGTTTTACGCATGAAGTTGTCACATTATGGTATAGAGCTCCAGAAATTCTTCTTGGTACAAAAATTTACACAACTGCTGTGGATTTGTGGAGTGTTGGATGCATATTTGCTGAAATG CTAACCAAGAAGCCACTGTTTCCTGGTGACTCAGAAATTGACCAGCTATTTCGCATATTTCGTACATTAGGAACTCCAGATGAAGATTCTTGGCCAGGAGTAACACAACTGCCCGACTACAAAGCTGTATTTCCTTATTGGGAGCAGCAAGAACTGAAAGAAGTCGTGCCTCGCTTGGATGAGGAAGGAATCGACTTATTTTCG aaattagtAAAGTATGATCCTGTCAGTAGAATTAGTGCAAGGTCTGCCTTGAAGCATCCATTTTTTGCCAACGTCAAACTAGTTGCTCCAAATTTAGAATTAAAAGCGTCAAAACATTCTAAAGACGACTATGAGTAA